In one window of Camelina sativa cultivar DH55 chromosome 15, Cs, whole genome shotgun sequence DNA:
- the LOC104747137 gene encoding putative F-box/LRR-repeat protein At3g42770, which translates to MGSMDHLPDEVLIKILSSLPTKEAVSTSALSKRWRTLFTYNLSLDYDNSTILLQSRKRKQKMRSTAESFRDFVDKTLALQGGKRMKSFSLKFKETLGDENSVADVNRWILHALFHGVSDLHLRIGTKKRAYFPNEIFTSTTLVKLSMVAQCYTSLLPLNISLPALKVLFLDSSWFDSTCFRNALIPACPVLEDCTIYQKARSMGMPYAISSKSIKRLSVTYNCPLFVAYGIELFNTPGVVDLYYSDHVRHCYPNCHLDSVAKATLDIHFLDDNAADVTELLTGIRNVKSLHLTSSTVEVILLCCKGGIPMFENLVKLEFSGRTRKWKFLLPLLLECCPNLKTLVLSGLDQNWLEGIHIPPNNQVKMLSIMHYRGTTRELKFMSHFSARMKCLEVVKIHVAPRVDDSKKVQLTEDLLKLPTTTSSNLNVQVM; encoded by the exons ATGGGTTCAATGGATCATCTTCCAGATGAGGTTCTTATCAAAATATTGTCTTCTCTTCCAACAAAAGAAGCTGTTTCAACCTCTGCTCTCTCCAAGAGGTGGAGGACTCTGTTTACTTACAATCTTAGTCTTGACTATGACAACTCCACCATCCTTCTGCAATCCCGGAAGCGTAAACAGAAAATGCGCAGTACCGCCGAGAGTTTCCGGGATTTCGTGGATAAAACATTGGCTTTACAAGGTGGTAAACGTATGAAGTCCTTCTCACTGAAGTTTAAAGAAACACTTGGAGATGAAAACAGTGTGGCTGATGTTAATCGCTGGATACTTCATGCCCTTTTCCACGGTGTCTCTGATCTCCATCTACGGATAGGTACTAAGAAGCGGGCTTATTTTCCAAACGAAATCTTCACCAGCACCACACTGGTTAAGCTGTCAATGGTAGCACAATGTTACACCTCTTTGCTTCCTTTGAATATATCACTCCCCGCACTAAAGGTTCTCTTCCTTGATTCAAGTTGGTTTGACTCTACTTGTTTCCGTAATGCGCTTATCCCTGCTTGCCCTGTACTTGAGGACTGCACCATTTATCAAAAAGCTCGTTCAATGGGAATGCCATACGCCATATCCAGCAAAAGCATTAAGAGACTCTCAGTTACCTATAACTGTCCTTTATTTGTTGCTTATGGCATTGAATTATTTAACACACCCGGTGTTGTCGACCTTTACTACTCTGACCATGTTCGGCATTGTTATCCAAATTGTCATTTGGATTCAGTTGCCAAAGCTACACTGGACATTCATTTCTTAGATGATAATGCTGCTGATGTCACAGAGCTCCTCACTGGGATACGCAACGTCAAGAGCCTTCACTTGACTTCTTCTACTGTCGAG gtgattTTGTTATGCTGCAAGGGTGGAATACCAATGTTCGAGAACCTCGTTAAGTTGGAGTTTTCGGGTAGAACACGAAAGTGGAAATTTCTTCTGCCACTTCTGCTGGAGTGTTGTCCAAACCTAAAAACTCTGGTTCTCTCG GGTCTGGATCAAAATTGGTTAGAGGGGATTCACATTCCTCCAAATAATCAAGTAAAGATGCTGAGTATCATGCACTATCGAGGAACTACGCGCGAGCTGAAGTTCATGAGCCATTTCTCAGCGAGGATGAAGTGTCTTGAAGTTGTGAAAATTCATGTTGCACCTCGGGTGGATGACTCCAAAAAGGTGCAACTCACAGAAGATCTGTTGAAGCTTCCCACCACAACTTCATCCAATCTCAATGTTCAAGTCATGTGA